A region of Moorena producens PAL-8-15-08-1 DNA encodes the following proteins:
- a CDS encoding Mo-dependent nitrogenase C-terminal domain-containing protein has translation MFTTNKQSTNPSLSEVADLNSSLTPPEPLPKKRVDLLKPVRQWLDQIEITDQTLARFLSKIIPGQCPFERDLKLFGHLVLHIPPLCKLNPLYEQLASLRFRALCYLVDQCGEDIQFYA, from the coding sequence ATGTTCACAACCAACAAGCAAAGTACTAATCCATCCCTCTCAGAGGTAGCTGATCTCAATAGCAGTCTCACTCCGCCTGAGCCACTGCCCAAAAAACGTGTTGACTTACTAAAACCTGTGCGCCAATGGCTGGATCAAATAGAAATTACAGATCAAACCCTAGCTAGATTCCTATCCAAAATTATTCCTGGTCAATGTCCCTTTGAGCGGGATTTAAAACTTTTCGGTCACTTAGTACTACACATCCCTCCCCTATGTAAGCTCAACCCTCTCTATGAGCAATTAGCTAGCCTGCGTTTCCGGGCTCTGTGTTACCTAGTGGATCAGTGTGGGGAGGATATTCAATTTTACGCTTGA
- a CDS encoding hydroxysqualene dehydroxylase — protein sequence MSEFSERKRVVVVGAGWAGLGATHHLAKQGYDVTLLEASSYPGGLVAGWKTGGGRSVEGGIHGFWYPYHNIFKLVKELRLNPFTPFTRSSQYSPAGLEVESPIFQNEPRLPTPLGTFLYPDFKRLPLIDRLSALPLLYAVIDFDNSHQAWTRYDSVTARELFKQFGVSARLYKDSFEPMLLVGLFAPGEQCSAAAALGMLYYFILAHQPDFDVVWCRGTVAQMIFKPWVEQIEKAGGKVLTNKRVNDVIIDHTGKAKGVICGDECFEADAVIFAVSINGMKKILQSSTMLQSRKEFRNLMNLGGIDVLSTRLWFDRKVEIRHPSNACFGFDATTGWTFFDLNALHDEYRDEAGSVIEADFYHANQLLPLSDQQIIQKVQRDLGTCVSGFREANLIDSTVIRVPQGVTHFAPGSYQYMMQRTTSIENVFMSGDWIVTRHGSWSQEKAYVTGLEAANLVIRRFRQGNLAKIIPVDADEFHIQVTRKINKTVREFGQTLFSNFWLP from the coding sequence ATGTCAGAATTCTCAGAAAGAAAACGAGTAGTTGTAGTCGGTGCTGGATGGGCAGGCTTAGGCGCAACTCACCACTTAGCCAAACAAGGTTACGATGTCACTCTCCTAGAAGCAAGTTCCTATCCCGGTGGTTTAGTGGCAGGATGGAAAACAGGGGGTGGACGTTCTGTAGAAGGGGGAATTCATGGTTTTTGGTATCCCTATCACAACATTTTCAAGCTGGTAAAGGAACTCCGACTCAATCCTTTCACTCCTTTCACCCGTTCTTCTCAGTATTCCCCTGCTGGATTAGAAGTCGAATCCCCGATCTTTCAAAATGAACCACGACTTCCCACCCCTCTAGGAACCTTCCTCTACCCCGACTTTAAACGCTTACCCCTGATTGATCGACTCTCTGCCTTACCCCTGCTCTATGCCGTTATTGACTTCGATAATTCCCACCAGGCGTGGACTAGGTATGACTCGGTAACCGCCCGTGAATTATTTAAACAGTTTGGGGTTTCGGCTCGACTGTACAAGGATTCCTTTGAGCCCATGCTGTTAGTTGGTTTATTTGCTCCAGGAGAGCAATGTTCAGCCGCAGCCGCCCTAGGAATGCTGTATTACTTCATTTTGGCTCACCAACCGGACTTTGATGTGGTCTGGTGCCGAGGAACGGTAGCACAGATGATATTTAAACCCTGGGTGGAACAGATTGAAAAAGCCGGGGGAAAGGTACTTACCAATAAACGGGTCAATGACGTTATTATAGACCACACAGGCAAGGCCAAAGGGGTGATCTGTGGTGATGAATGCTTTGAGGCTGACGCGGTGATTTTTGCTGTCAGTATCAATGGTATGAAGAAAATCCTTCAGAGTAGCACCATGCTCCAAAGCCGCAAGGAATTCCGGAACCTGATGAATTTAGGGGGAATTGATGTGCTATCAACCAGGCTATGGTTTGACCGCAAAGTTGAGATTCGCCATCCCTCTAATGCTTGTTTTGGCTTTGATGCCACCACGGGTTGGACATTTTTTGACCTTAATGCTTTGCACGATGAGTACCGGGATGAAGCTGGTAGCGTGATTGAAGCAGACTTTTACCATGCTAACCAGTTGCTACCCCTGAGTGATCAGCAGATTATCCAGAAAGTTCAGCGTGACTTAGGCACCTGTGTTTCTGGTTTTAGAGAGGCAAATCTGATTGACAGTACTGTGATTCGAGTACCCCAAGGGGTGACTCACTTTGCTCCTGGTAGCTATCAGTATATGATGCAGCGAACCACTAGTATTGAAAATGTATTTATGAGCGGGGATTGGATTGTCACTCGCCACGGTTCTTGGTCTCAGGAAAAAGCGTATGTTACCGGTTTAGAGGCAGCAAATTTGGTGATTAGGCGCTTTAGACAGGGGAATTTAGCCAAGATTATTCCTGTTGATGCTGATGAATTTCATATTCAGGTCACACGTAAGATTAACAAAACTGTACGGGAGTTTGGTCAGACGTTATTTAGTAATTTTTGGTTACCTTGA
- a CDS encoding Na/Pi symporter codes for MESVQNSNRLVVTFYKWVGILVLVYLLIVAVGIIGTGFRSATGEQAQELFEFATNPFAALIVGTLATALIQSSSTVTSIIVGLVAGGLPVATAVPMVMGANIGTTITNTLVSLGHIQNKDEFKQAFAAATIHDFFNLISVVIFLPLEITTHFLEKMSLFLTSLVVGENSINLNNVNLIKFATAPVSDRLHTVSNSFPEPFNGIALIVLGISLIFLSIFFIGKLLKTLMVGRANQMLHTAIGNGPIAGIASGTLVTVIVQSSSTTTSLIVPLAGTGLLSLQEIYPFTLGANIGTCITALLAATGITENPIPALEIATVHLLYNTLAVVIIYSIPVLRQMPILGAETLAAVASERKYLAFLYIGSVFFLIPVLLLSLSTLL; via the coding sequence ATGGAAAGCGTTCAGAACTCAAACAGGCTTGTTGTTACCTTCTACAAATGGGTAGGTATTCTAGTTTTGGTTTACCTACTGATTGTGGCAGTAGGGATAATTGGTACAGGCTTTAGGTCAGCTACTGGGGAGCAAGCCCAGGAATTGTTCGAGTTTGCTACTAATCCCTTTGCTGCCTTAATTGTCGGTACCCTAGCAACTGCTTTAATTCAATCTTCAAGTACAGTAACCTCGATTATTGTGGGTCTAGTAGCTGGTGGTTTGCCAGTGGCAACGGCTGTTCCTATGGTTATGGGTGCTAACATTGGCACCACCATCACTAATACATTGGTTAGTTTAGGACATATTCAAAATAAGGACGAATTTAAACAAGCTTTTGCTGCTGCAACTATTCACGACTTCTTCAATCTGATTAGTGTCGTGATATTCCTACCTTTGGAAATTACAACTCACTTCCTGGAAAAGATGAGTCTGTTTTTAACAAGCCTGGTTGTGGGTGAAAATTCCATTAACTTAAACAACGTTAACCTGATTAAATTCGCCACGGCTCCAGTCAGTGATAGACTTCACACTGTTAGTAATAGTTTTCCAGAACCATTTAATGGTATTGCCCTGATAGTCTTGGGTATCAGTCTTATTTTCCTATCCATCTTTTTCATTGGCAAACTGCTCAAAACCCTAATGGTAGGACGAGCGAATCAGATGTTGCACACTGCTATCGGTAACGGTCCCATTGCTGGGATTGCTTCTGGGACACTAGTCACTGTAATCGTGCAATCTTCCTCCACTACCACCAGCCTGATCGTTCCCCTAGCTGGTACAGGTTTATTGAGTTTACAAGAAATTTATCCCTTCACCCTAGGGGCAAATATCGGAACGTGTATCACTGCGTTACTTGCCGCTACCGGAATAACCGAAAACCCAATCCCTGCTCTAGAAATAGCTACAGTTCATCTACTTTACAACACCCTCGCCGTTGTGATCATCTACAGCATTCCTGTTTTGAGACAAATGCCAATCCTGGGTGCAGAAACCTTAGCTGCTGTTGCCAGTGAGCGGAAGTATTTAGCGTTCCTCTATATTGGAAGCGTTTTCTTCTTGATTCCGGTACTACTTCTAAGTCTATCGACTTTGCTGTAA